From a single Schistosoma mansoni strain Puerto Rico chromosome 4, complete genome genomic region:
- a CDS encoding beta-1,3-n-acetylglucosaminyltransferase,putati ve, translated as MVIQLDVFWNPVKNCLADDHQHTIIHLSSKHAFTNLSGHNFAEITNQIDRDNVKFNSAVQRLEETLYKQIADVERRLQQKISELQNEIQVSIQQCQDEKRSLESRLLDSIHTIAANLENRIVSIN; from the exons ATGGTTATACAGTTGGATGTTTTCTGGAATCCGGTCAAGAACTGTCTTGCAGATGACCACCAACACACAATAATCCATCTATCATCAAAGCATGCGTTTACAAATTTGTCAGGACACAAT TTTGCTGAAATAACAAATCAGATTGATCGTGATAATGTTAAATTTAACTCAGCTGTTCAGCGTTTAGAGGAAACATTATATAAACAAATTGCCGATGTTGAAAGACGTTTACAACAAAAGATCAGTGAATTACAGAATGAGATTCAAGTATCTATTCAACAATGTCAAGATGAAAAACGATCCTTAGAATCACGTTTGCTTGATAGTATACACACGATAGCAGCAAACCTTGAAAATCGTATTGTAAGTATTAACTAA